The DNA region CGGCCATGCTGCCGCAGCATTGAAGGTGGAAGAGGTTTATGCCGGAGCAGAGAAACTTCTTTAGGAAAGAGTTCAAAAACTCACAATTAGATTTACACCAAACCATGAAAATAATTATCTGTGGAAAAGGAAACAGCGGTCTATATATGCGGGTTAAATTTTTTTTCGACGTTAATATGCGAGGCATTTTTATTTGTCAGCGGACTTTTTTAAAATTGCTGCGGTGAGGTATAACCTATAAGGATTGAACGGCTCCCAACCATATTTCGACAGCATGTGTGAAGCCATATACAAGGATTGTCTGATCACCCCTGTCCTGACCGCGCACATCGCGGGCGTTGATTGTTCTTATCAAAGCAGAGCTAGCCGGACCGTCCTTTTTCCTTGACTCACTGATCGTATTTTTTTATAACTGCGCATTAAAATGAACTGCCGGCCCTTTGTTCAGGTGCTGAATGGAAAAGCGATCAACCGGGTAAAGGTATGCGGCCGATAAAATACTTTTCGGATTTGTCGGATGATATCGCGGTTGAGTCTGATGTGGTCGGATTATTTTTGATGCGATAGCAGAAATATAGCTTGACATTCTAAGAATTCTCAATAGTGGAGGGGTGTTATGAAGGTACTGGTAGCGTATTTGTCTGAAGGAGGAAATACTGAAAAGCTAGCAAAGGCTATTTTTGAGGGAATCGAGTCGTCTGAAAAGGAAATCCTGTCCATCAAAGACATGGACGGAGTTGAAGGCTATGACGTTATTTTTATCGGGTTTCCGGTCCAGTCCCACAGTGTACCGGGTAGTGTCGAAGCCTTTGCGAAAACCCTGCCTGACGGTCAGAAAATAGCCTATTTTGCCACACACGGATCCATGAAGGGCGGAGAGCTTGCGGTTACAGCCTTCTACCACGCCCTGACTATTTCCAAAAATACCGTGATACTGGGGACTTTCGGCTGCCGCGGTCAGGTAAAGCAGAGTATTATTGACGCTCTCCTGCAGAAGGCTGAGCATCGGGGCTGGGCCATGGAAGCACAGGGTGCTGCTGGGCATCCGGACGCGGCCGACCTTGAAGATGGAAAGGATTGGGCCCAGAAAATGATCGCCAAGGCCCTCGCCCGTTAAACAGCTTCATTTGATTCACCTGCAATCTTCTTACATGAAACCTGTTCCGTCTTTATGAAAG from Thermodesulfobacteriota bacterium includes:
- a CDS encoding flavodoxin family protein, with product MKVLVAYLSEGGNTEKLAKAIFEGIESSEKEILSIKDMDGVEGYDVIFIGFPVQSHSVPGSVEAFAKTLPDGQKIAYFATHGSMKGGELAVTAFYHALTISKNTVILGTFGCRGQVKQSIIDALLQKAEHRGWAMEAQGAAGHPDAADLEDGKDWAQKMIAKALAR